TTTCGATTTAAACCATTGACTTATACCTAAACATAAAACACCGACAATAATTGACATCAAAATCAATTGTAAAAATCGTTTCATGTATTGACACCTCGTTTCGGATGCTTTTTACGTTGAACGAGGTGTTGAATTGCATAGTTACCAATAACACCTATCACGATTACACCGAATAAAATTGTTGAAATTGCATTAATTTCCATGCTTATACCTTTTCTAGCCATTGCATAAACTTCTACGGATAATACACTGAATCCATTACCTGTTACGAAGAAACTCACTGTAAAATCATCTAGTGAATAAGTTAATGCCATAAAGAAACCACCGATGATCGCTGGCATAATATTCGGTATAACCACACTACTTAATAATTGCGATTCTGTAGCACCTAAGTCTCTAGCAGCATTCAACATGCTATCATTCATTTCATATAATTGTGGCAATACAACAATAACAACAATTGGAATACAAAATGCGATATGAGATGCTAACACTGTCCAAAATCCAAGGCCTAATCCTGTAAAATGACCAATTGCAGTAAACATAATTAAAAATGATGCACCAATAACAACATCTGAAGATACCATAAGCACATTATTGAGCGTTAATAACGTGACTTTAAACTGTTTATGTCTCAAATGATATATTGCAATCGCACCAAATGTTCCAATCAATGTAGAAATTGCTGCTGCTATTAATGCGACGGCAACAGTATTAAATATGACTGACATTAATTTATCATTTTGGAATAAGGTTTGATAATGTTCTAGTGTGAAATGTTCAAAATTAACCATATTACCTGCTGAATTAAACGAATATACCATTAAAAATAATATAGGTATATATAATACAGCTATTAATATACCTATATATAGCTTGCCATACCATTTCACACGACTCACCCTTTCCTATGATTAGATTTTGATTTTGTCATAATTAAAATAAATGCCATAAAAATGATTAGGAATAACGCTATTGTTGAACCCATACCATAATTTTGAATAGTTAAGAATTGTTCTTCGATAGCTGTACCAATATTGATTACTTTATTACCAGCGATTAAACGCGTAATCATGAATAGTGATAATGCAGGTATAAAGGTCACTTGAACACCAGTCATAACGCCTTCCCTCGTTAGTGGCACAATCACTTTACCAAATGTTGTCAGAGGATTAGCGCCTAAATCACTTGATGCTTGTAGTAAATTATTAGGGATTGCTTTCATACTATTAAAGATTGGTAATATCATAAATGGTATATAGATATAACTTGATACTACTATGAATGCGCCTGCTGTAAATAACATATTAATTGGAGATAGATTAAAGATGTTAAATAATTGATTGATTAATCCATCATGACTTAACAAACCAATAAATGCATATGTTTTTAATAATAAGTTAATCCATGTAGGAATAATCATAATCATCAATAGTAAATTCTGATATTTAGATTGAGCGATATAATAAGCTGCTGGATAACTTATCAATAACGTGACAAGCGTAATAATCACAGCAAATAAGATAGAATCAGCAAACATTTTTAAATAACTCAATGTAAAAATATTTTCATAGTTAGTTAAGCTAAAATGACCTTGATTATCTAAAAAAGAATAATAAACAAGCAATACTACTGGAATAATTATGAATAGTACCATCCAAATCAAGTATGGAATGAGCAATAAACGATTAGTATTACGCATTTTCAACATCCTCATAACTTTCAATTCGTTTATCAAACTCTTCTTCTGTTTCACCTGGTACCATGATGTGAATTGCTTCTGGCTCAAAGTATAAGCCAACTTCACTACCTACTTCAGCTTTACGTGTTGATTGGATAACCCATTCATATCCCTTTCGATCAACCACACAAATTTCGTAATGTACACCTCTAAAGAGCATAGAATCTACTTTTACTTGGAACAAACCTTTATCTGCTTCAATCAATGAAATATCTTCAGGACGAATCACAACTTCTACTTTTTTATTTGCAGGTATCCCCATATCTACACAATCAAAATCTTGACCATAAATATTTACAACATAATCTTCTACCATTCGACCTTCTACAATATTAGATTCTCCAATAAAATCAGCTACGAAACGGTTGACTGGCTCGTCATAAATATCGTTTGGTGTTCCAAATTGTTGAATTTTACCATCTTTCATAACAAAAATATAATCACTTAAAGCTAGTGCTTCTTCTTGATCATGTGTAACAAAAATAAATGTAATTCCTAAACGTGATTGTAATTCTCTTAGTTCATATTGCATTTCAGTTCTTAATTTTAAATCTAAAGCTGAGAGAGACTCATCTAGTAATAGAATTTCTGGTTCATTAACAATGGCTC
The DNA window shown above is from Staphylococcus sp. M0911 and carries:
- a CDS encoding ABC transporter permease, with product MKWYGKLYIGILIAVLYIPILFLMVYSFNSAGNMVNFEHFTLEHYQTLFQNDKLMSVIFNTVAVALIAAAISTLIGTFGAIAIYHLRHKQFKVTLLTLNNVLMVSSDVVIGASFLIMFTAIGHFTGLGLGFWTVLASHIAFCIPIVVIVVLPQLYEMNDSMLNAARDLGATESQLLSSVVIPNIMPAIIGGFFMALTYSLDDFTVSFFVTGNGFSVLSVEVYAMARKGISMEINAISTILFGVIVIGVIGNYAIQHLVQRKKHPKRGVNT
- a CDS encoding ABC transporter ATP-binding protein translates to MAPLLSFKGVSKGYDDVQILNEIDIDIESGHFYTLLGPSGCGKTTILKLIAGFEYPDQGEVIYQNKPIGKLPPNKRKVNTVFQDYALFPHLNVFENIAYGLKLKKMSKNAIKAKVEEALRLVKLSGYEDRNINGMSGGQKQRVAIARAIVNEPEILLLDESLSALDLKLRTEMQYELRELQSRLGITFIFVTHDQEEALALSDYIFVMKDGKIQQFGTPNDIYDEPVNRFVADFIGESNIVEGRMVEDYVVNIYGQDFDCVDMGIPANKKVEVVIRPEDISLIEADKGLFQVKVDSMLFRGVHYEICVVDRKGYEWVIQSTRKAEVGSEVGLYFEPEAIHIMVPGETEEEFDKRIESYEDVENA
- a CDS encoding ABC transporter permease, whose product is MRNTNRLLLIPYLIWMVLFIIIPVVLLVYYSFLDNQGHFSLTNYENIFTLSYLKMFADSILFAVIITLVTLLISYPAAYYIAQSKYQNLLLMIMIIPTWINLLLKTYAFIGLLSHDGLINQLFNIFNLSPINMLFTAGAFIVVSSYIYIPFMILPIFNSMKAIPNNLLQASSDLGANPLTTFGKVIVPLTREGVMTGVQVTFIPALSLFMITRLIAGNKVINIGTAIEEQFLTIQNYGMGSTIALFLIIFMAFILIMTKSKSNHRKG